In one Rutidosis leptorrhynchoides isolate AG116_Rl617_1_P2 chromosome 8, CSIRO_AGI_Rlap_v1, whole genome shotgun sequence genomic region, the following are encoded:
- the LOC139863711 gene encoding uncharacterized protein, translating into MVISWIMSSVSESIVKSIMFVDTAYAIWRQLEKRFALSNGSRKYKLHKETYSCEQNGQSKEEQHLFQFLNGLDEQFSALRSQMLLMSPLPSVEVACSMLQQEESQREMFTSVQSHEMTALYSKSSTGNNGENCNLCGNKGHSPDKCWVKIGYPPWHYKSRLSTKQSKGKSAKTHVPSYNATKKTAATAHGNNVVFTSE; encoded by the exons ATGGTGATTAGTTGGATCATGAGTTCCGTTTCTGAGTCTATTGTTAAATCAATCATGTTTGTTGATACTGCATATGCTATTTGGAGGCAATTAGAAAAGCGTTTTGCTTTGAGTAATGGATCTAGAAAGTACAAGTTACATAAGGAAACGTATTCGTGTGAACAAAATGGACAATCT AAGGAAGAACAACACCTGTTTCAGTTTCTTAATGGCTTAGATGAACAGTTTAGTGCATTGAGGAGTCAAATGCTCCTTATGAGTCCTCTTCCTAGTGTtgaagttgcttgttcaatgctgcAACAAGAAGAATCACAAAGGGAGATGTTTACATCTGTTCAAAGTCATGAAATGACTGCTTTGTATAGTAAGTCAAGTACTGGTAACAATGGTGAGAATTGTAATCTCTGTGGCAACAAAGGGCATTCTCCTGATAAATGCTGGGTGAAAATTGGTTATCCACCATGGCATTACAAAAGTAGACTATCTACTAAACAGTCAAAAGGAAAATCTGCAAAGACTCATGTGCCAAGTTATAATGCTACTAAGAAGACTGCTGCTACTGCACATGGTAACAATGTTGTGTTCACCTCTGAGTAG